From Heliomicrobium modesticaldum Ice1, a single genomic window includes:
- a CDS encoding Tex family protein has translation MIAKELGLKAVQVAKAIELLDEGNTIPFIARYRKEATGEMDENKLRELAERLKYLRSLAQRKEEVLKSIEEQGKWTDDLAKALEQAKTLAEVEDIYLPFRPKRKTRASQARERGLEPLARLIQAQALRVGTPEAAAAPFVNPEKDVPDAAAALQGALDIIAEEVAEDAEVRRWVRAFTARRGVLVAKAVDPEATTPYLMYYDYREPVAKIPPHRVLAINRGEKEKVLKVKIEVEWEPIGRHLESRLITGPSIFMDRLRETLQDSYKRLLAPAMERELRNELTEKAEEQAMKVFQANLKNLLMQPPIGRRRVLGIDPGFRTGCKWAALTETGSLLEVGVIYPHEPQKRWEEAKGNLCQIVKKHGIELIAIGNGTASRETEALVAEAIGEMEQAVQFIIVSEAGASVYSASPLAGEEFPHFDLSLRSAISIGRRLQDPLAELVKIEPKALGVGQYQHDMNQKRLEETLGDVVESCVNTVGVDLNTASASLLRYVAGISSQVAKNIVAYREEKGPFRKRSELKKVSRLGPQAFVQCAGFVRIPDGDNPLDNTPVHPESYDGALRLLKVLGFGPADIGGPRHNELKAALAKVDVAKMAEATGLGVPTLKDIIEALMKPGRDPREDLPKPRFSSAVLSLDNLKEGMVLQGTVRNVVDFGAFVDIGIKHDGLVHVSQLADKFVRHPMEVVAVGDIVTVAVLSVDRQRERVGLTMRGVPQTSQ, from the coding sequence ATGATCGCCAAAGAGTTGGGGCTGAAAGCCGTTCAAGTGGCCAAGGCCATCGAATTGTTGGACGAGGGGAACACCATCCCCTTTATCGCCCGCTACCGCAAAGAAGCCACCGGCGAGATGGATGAAAACAAGTTGCGCGAGTTGGCCGAGCGGCTCAAGTACCTGCGTTCGCTGGCCCAGCGCAAAGAAGAGGTCCTTAAGAGCATCGAGGAGCAGGGTAAATGGACAGACGATCTGGCCAAAGCGCTGGAGCAGGCCAAGACCCTGGCTGAGGTGGAGGACATCTACCTGCCTTTTCGCCCCAAGCGCAAAACACGGGCCAGCCAAGCTCGGGAGCGGGGCCTCGAACCGCTGGCCCGCCTGATCCAGGCGCAGGCGCTTCGCGTGGGAACGCCGGAAGCGGCGGCGGCCCCCTTTGTCAACCCGGAAAAGGATGTGCCCGATGCGGCGGCAGCCCTGCAAGGGGCGCTCGACATCATCGCCGAGGAAGTGGCCGAAGATGCAGAGGTTCGTCGCTGGGTGCGCGCCTTCACCGCCCGCAGGGGCGTTCTCGTTGCCAAGGCGGTCGATCCGGAAGCTACGACGCCGTACCTGATGTACTATGACTACAGGGAGCCGGTGGCGAAGATCCCGCCGCACCGCGTCCTAGCCATCAACCGCGGTGAGAAGGAAAAAGTCCTCAAGGTAAAGATCGAGGTGGAGTGGGAACCGATCGGCCGACATCTGGAGAGCCGCCTTATCACAGGCCCCTCGATATTTATGGACCGGCTGAGAGAGACCTTGCAGGACAGCTATAAACGCCTCCTGGCGCCGGCGATGGAGCGGGAACTGCGCAACGAGTTGACCGAGAAGGCGGAAGAGCAGGCCATGAAGGTCTTTCAGGCCAATTTGAAAAACCTGCTCATGCAGCCCCCCATCGGCCGCCGCCGCGTCCTCGGCATCGACCCTGGCTTCCGCACCGGCTGTAAGTGGGCAGCCTTGACAGAGACGGGCAGCCTGCTGGAAGTGGGCGTCATCTATCCCCATGAGCCCCAGAAACGATGGGAGGAAGCAAAGGGCAATCTCTGTCAAATCGTCAAAAAACACGGCATCGAGTTGATCGCCATCGGCAACGGCACAGCCAGCCGCGAGACAGAGGCGCTGGTGGCCGAAGCGATCGGAGAGATGGAGCAGGCGGTCCAGTTTATCATCGTGAGCGAGGCCGGCGCCTCCGTCTACTCAGCATCCCCTCTGGCGGGCGAGGAGTTTCCCCATTTCGACCTGTCCCTGCGCAGCGCCATCTCCATCGGCCGCCGTCTCCAAGATCCGCTGGCCGAACTGGTCAAAATCGAGCCGAAAGCCCTCGGCGTCGGCCAGTACCAGCACGACATGAACCAGAAGCGCTTGGAAGAGACGCTGGGTGATGTCGTCGAGTCCTGCGTCAATACAGTCGGCGTCGACCTGAACACTGCATCTGCGTCGCTGCTTCGCTATGTGGCCGGTATCTCGTCCCAGGTGGCCAAGAACATCGTCGCCTACCGGGAAGAAAAGGGGCCCTTTCGCAAACGGTCGGAATTGAAAAAGGTGAGCCGCCTTGGTCCGCAGGCCTTTGTCCAGTGCGCCGGCTTCGTGCGCATCCCCGACGGGGACAACCCCCTCGACAACACGCCTGTCCACCCTGAATCCTATGACGGCGCTCTGCGTTTGTTGAAGGTGCTCGGCTTCGGCCCCGCCGATATCGGCGGTCCCCGCCACAACGAGCTGAAGGCGGCCCTGGCTAAGGTGGACGTGGCGAAGATGGCGGAAGCGACCGGCCTCGGTGTTCCCACCTTGAAGGACATCATCGAGGCCTTGATGAAGCCGGGACGCGACCCTCGGGAGGACTTGCCCAAGCCGCGCTTCTCTTCTGCGGTGCTCTCCCTTGATAACCTGAAGGAAGGTATGGTTCTGCAAGGGACGGTGCGCAATGTGGTCGACTTCGGCGCTTTTGTCGACATCGGAATCAAGCATGACGGCCTCGTCCACGTGTCCCAACTGGCCGACAAGTTCGTCCGCCACCCCATGGAGGTTGTCGCTGTCGGGGACATCGTCACCGTGGCCGTCCTCTCGGTGGACCGGCAGCGGGAGCGGGTCGGATTGACCATGCGGGGCGTGCCGCAGACAAGTCAATGA